The following proteins come from a genomic window of Caloenas nicobarica isolate bCalNic1 chromosome 24, bCalNic1.hap1, whole genome shotgun sequence:
- the ATXN7L3 gene encoding ataxin-7-like protein 3 isoform X2: MKMEDMSLSGLDNSKLEAIAHEIYTELVEDACLGLCFEVHRAVKCGYFFLDDTDPDSMKDFEIVDQPGVDIFGQVYNQWKNKECVCPNCSRSIAASRFAPHLEKCLGMGRNSSRIANRRIASSNNMNKSESDQEDNDDINDNDWSYGSEKKAKKRKSDKNPNSPRRSKSLKHKNGEIGGNPDPFKYSSSAGINYETLGPEELRTLLTTQCGVISEHTKKMCTRSLRCPQHTDEQRRSVRVYLLGPSASLPEAEGSVENDSFEVAESQAIMSRLQWDGSSDISPSDSASSKASTNNSESRKTKKKKPHLGLVSGAPGLGSSKKKKPKPPPPHTPSIYDDIN; this comes from the exons ATGAAAATGGAGGATATGTCTTTGTCTGGCCTGGATAACAGCAAACTGGAG gcCATTGCGCACGAGATCTACACGGAGCTGGTGGAAGATGCATGCCTGGGGCTCTGCTTCGAGGTGCACCGCGCCGTCAAGTGCGGCTACTTCTTCCTGGACGACACTGACCCTGACAGCATGAAGGACTTCG AGATCGTGGACCAGCCCGGCGTGGACATCTTCGGGCAGGTGTACAACCAGTGGAAGAACAAGGAATGCGTGTGCCCCAACTGCAGCCGCAGCATTGCCGCCTCACGCTTCGCCCCTCACCTGGAGAAGTGCCTGGGCATGGGCCGCAACAGCAGCCGCATCGCCAACCGCCG GATCGCGAGCAGCAACAACATGAACAAATCGGAGAGTGACCAGGAGGACAACGACGACATCAATGACAACGACTGGTCCTATGGCTCCGAGAAGAAAG CAAAGAAGAGGAAATCGGACAAG AATCCCAACTCGCCCCGCAGGTCCAAGTCCCTGAAACACAAAAATG GCGAGATCGGCGGGAACCCCGATCCCTTCAAG TACAGCAGCTCGGCAGGGATCAACTACGAGACGCTGGGGCCTGAGGAGCTGCGGACACTGCTCACCACG caATGTGGGGTCATCTCCGAGCACACCAAGAAGATGTGCACCAG GTCCctgcggtgtccccagcacacgGATGAGCAGCGGAGATCAGTCCGGGTTTACCTCCTTGGTCCCTCTGC GTCCCTGCCTGAGGCGGAGGGCAGCGTGGAGAATGACAGCTTCGAGGTGGCGGAGAGCCAGGCCATCATGAGCCGGCTGCAGTGGGACGGCTCCTCCGACATCTCGCCCTCCGACTCGGCCTCCTCTAAAGCCA GTACAAACAACTCTGAGTCCCGCAAGACCAAGAAGAAGAAGCCCCACCTGGGGCTGGTGAGCGGTGCCCCAGGACTCGGCTCCAGCAAGAAGAAGAAGCCCaaaccccccccgccccacaccCCCAGCATCTACGACGACATCAACTGA
- the ATXN7L3 gene encoding ataxin-7-like protein 3 isoform X1, which yields MKMEDMSLSGLDNSKLEAIAHEIYTELVEDACLGLCFEVHRAVKCGYFFLDDTDPDSMKDFEIVDQPGVDIFGQVYNQWKNKECVCPNCSRSIAASRFAPHLEKCLGMGRNSSRIANRRIASSNNMNKSESDQEDNDDINDNDWSYGSEKKAKKRKSDKVRGGGVGDRGRGTQGGVGCCRGVGDTGGVGCCWRAGDTGTLPSQHPLSPQNPNSPRRSKSLKHKNGEIGGNPDPFKYSSSAGINYETLGPEELRTLLTTQCGVISEHTKKMCTRSLRCPQHTDEQRRSVRVYLLGPSASLPEAEGSVENDSFEVAESQAIMSRLQWDGSSDISPSDSASSKASTNNSESRKTKKKKPHLGLVSGAPGLGSSKKKKPKPPPPHTPSIYDDIN from the exons ATGAAAATGGAGGATATGTCTTTGTCTGGCCTGGATAACAGCAAACTGGAG gcCATTGCGCACGAGATCTACACGGAGCTGGTGGAAGATGCATGCCTGGGGCTCTGCTTCGAGGTGCACCGCGCCGTCAAGTGCGGCTACTTCTTCCTGGACGACACTGACCCTGACAGCATGAAGGACTTCG AGATCGTGGACCAGCCCGGCGTGGACATCTTCGGGCAGGTGTACAACCAGTGGAAGAACAAGGAATGCGTGTGCCCCAACTGCAGCCGCAGCATTGCCGCCTCACGCTTCGCCCCTCACCTGGAGAAGTGCCTGGGCATGGGCCGCAACAGCAGCCGCATCGCCAACCGCCG GATCGCGAGCAGCAACAACATGAACAAATCGGAGAGTGACCAGGAGGACAACGACGACATCAATGACAACGACTGGTCCTATGGCTCCGAGAAGAAAG CAAAGAAGAGGAAATCGGACAAGGTGAGGGGTGGAGgggtgggggacagggggagggGCACACAAGGGGGTGTGGGGTGCTGccggggggttggggacacagggggtgTGGGGTGTTGCTGgcgggctggggacacggggacactgcCCTCCCAACACCCGCTGTCCCCGCAGAATCCCAACTCGCCCCGCAGGTCCAAGTCCCTGAAACACAAAAATG GCGAGATCGGCGGGAACCCCGATCCCTTCAAG TACAGCAGCTCGGCAGGGATCAACTACGAGACGCTGGGGCCTGAGGAGCTGCGGACACTGCTCACCACG caATGTGGGGTCATCTCCGAGCACACCAAGAAGATGTGCACCAG GTCCctgcggtgtccccagcacacgGATGAGCAGCGGAGATCAGTCCGGGTTTACCTCCTTGGTCCCTCTGC GTCCCTGCCTGAGGCGGAGGGCAGCGTGGAGAATGACAGCTTCGAGGTGGCGGAGAGCCAGGCCATCATGAGCCGGCTGCAGTGGGACGGCTCCTCCGACATCTCGCCCTCCGACTCGGCCTCCTCTAAAGCCA GTACAAACAACTCTGAGTCCCGCAAGACCAAGAAGAAGAAGCCCCACCTGGGGCTGGTGAGCGGTGCCCCAGGACTCGGCTCCAGCAAGAAGAAGAAGCCCaaaccccccccgccccacaccCCCAGCATCTACGACGACATCAACTGA
- the TMUB2 gene encoding transmembrane and ubiquitin-like domain-containing protein 2: MEPPGMEPPGPVALGDAVALAAGVAALALALALAWVSTYVADGGHQLPGAIVAGGDAAVIRLGPVERLVAAAEAPEPPGVPEPPEEKTEEEPGAAAELGDSGGPPGPERPADTRSFPEPAAERSAPGVPPGPGLITVRLKFLNDTEQVAVVRPEDTVGGLKSKFFPGQESQMRFIYRGQLLQDQGRTLRSLHVTDNCVIHCHRSRRAAAPPTPSTAVPTTGILPVSAGSLVLPAVVLVLVVVWYCRINYRQLFTAPATVSLIGVTVLCSFLAFGLYRH; the protein is encoded by the exons ATGGAGCCCCCCGGGATggagccccccggccccgtcGCGCTGGGGGACGCGGTGGCGCTGGCGGCCGGTGTCGCGGCGCTGGCGCTCGCCCTGGCCCTGGCCTGGGTGTCCACGTACGTGGCTGACGGCGGCCACCAGCTGCCGGGAGCGATCGTGGCGGGCGGGGACGCGGCCGTGATCCGGCTCGGGCCCGTGGAGCGGCTCGTGGCGGCGGCCGAAGCGCCGGAGCCCCCCGGGGTCCCCGAACCCCCGGAGGAGAAGACGGAAGAGGAaccgggggcggcggcggagctgggggacagcgggggcccccccggcccggaGCGGCCGGCGGACACCCGGAGCTTTCCCGAGCCGgccgcggagcggagcgcccCGGGGGTGCCGCCTGGCCCCGGCCTCATCACCGTGCGGCTCAAGTTCCTCAACGACACGGAGCAGGTGGCCGTGGTGCGGCCCGAGGACACCGTGGGGGGGCTCAAGAG CAAATTCTTCCCGGGCCAGGAGAGCCAGATGAGGTTCATCTACCgcgggcagctgctgcaggaccaggGCCGGACGCTGCGCTCGCTCCACGTCACCGACAACTGCGTCATCCACTGTCACCGCTCCCGGCGCGCGGCTGCCCCGcccacccccagcactgccGTCCCCACCACCGGCATCCTCCCCGTCAGCGCCGGGAGCCTGGTGCTCCCCGCcgtggtgctggtgctggtggtggtCTGGTATTGCCGCATCAATTACCGGCAGCTCTTCACCGCCCCGGCCACCGTCTCCCTGATTGGTGTCACCGTCCTGTGCAGCTTCCTGGCCTTCGGGCTGTACAGGCACTAG